DNA from Actinomyces sp. oral taxon 897:
AGCCCCGCCTGGATCTCCAAGGACGACCTGTTTCTGGAGGTACTCAAACGTCTTAGTACCAAGAAACGCAGAATCACTCCTAGCAGGCGCGAACATTTGGAAAATATATTGATACTACTTCAAAATGATGAGATGGGAACGAGAAGCATTGTTTAATATGATAACCAGGTAGGCGGTGCCCCGGGAGGAGGCCGGACGCCAGCAGGCCCCTGAGCGCGTTCTCGCACGACGTCGGCCCGGCCGATTAGGCTCGGGGCGTGACCACCGCCCTGTACCGCCGCTACCGCCCCGACACCTTCCAGGACGTGATCGGCCAGGAGCACGTGACCGCCCCGCTCATGGCGGCGCTGCGGGCCGACCGCGTTACCCACGCCTACCTCTTCTCCGGCCCGCGCGGCTGCGGCAAGACCACGAGCGCCCGCATCCTGGCGCGCTGCCTGAACTGCGAGCACTTCCCCACCGACACCCCCTGCGGGCAGTGCCCGAGCTGCCGGGACCTGGCCACCGGCGGCCCCGGGAGCCTGGACGTGGTGGAGATCGACGCCGCGTCCCACAACGGCGTGGACGACGCCCGTGACCTGCGCGAGCGTGCCGCCTTCGCCCCGGCGCGGGACCGCTACAAGATCTTTATCCTCGACGAGGCCCACATGGTCACCGCCCAGGGCTTCAACGCCCTGCTCAAGCTGGTCGAGGAGCCCCCGGCGCACGTGAAGTTCGTCTTCGCCACCACCGAGCCGGAGAAGGTGATCGGCACCATCCGCTCACGCACCCACCACTACCCCTTCCGCCTGGTGCCGCCCGACGTCCTGGAGGGGTACCTGGGCCACCTGTGCTCCGCCGAGGGCGTGAGCGTGGGGGCCGGGGTCTTCCCCCTGGTGGTGCGTGCCGGCGGCGGCAGCGTGCGTGACACCCTGTCGGTCATGGACCAGCTCATGGGCGGGGCGACGGAGGGCACCGTGGACTACGCGCGCGCCGTCGCCCTCCTGGGCTACACCGACGTCACCCTGCTGGACTCCTGCGTGGACGCCATTGCGGCGGCCGACGGGGCCGGGGTCTTCCGGGTGGTGGACCGGGTGGTCACCTCCGGGCACGACCCGCGCCGGTTCGTGGAGGACCTGCTGACGCGGCTGCGGGACCTGCTGGTCATCGCCCTGGCCGGGGAGGAGGCCGGGCCCGCCCTGGGCTCCCTGCCGCCCGGGGAGCTGGAGCGCATGGAGGTTCAGTCCCGCACCATCGGCGCCGCCGGCCTGTCCCGGGCGGCGGACATGACCGCCCAGGCCCTGGGGCAGATGGTGGGCGCCACCTCACCGCGCCTCCAGCTGGAGCTGCTCATGGCCCGTCTGCTGGTCCCCGCCCAGCCCGCCCCGGGCGCTCAGGCAGCGGGCGCCCCGGCCGGCGGGGCTGCGGGGACACGCGGCGCGCCCGCCAGGACCGGGACGGGCGCGGGCAAGGACGCAGGCCCCGCCGGTACCTCCGGACGGGCGCGGGCGGCCCAGATCGCCCAGCGCTCCGCCAGCGCCACGGGACCGGCGGCCTCCTGGCGGCCCGAGGCCTCCCCTACCCGCATTGACTGGGACGCCGCACAGGGGGCGAGCGAGCAGCGGCGCGCGACCGGCCCGCAGGCGGCCCCCGGCGCCCAGGCCGCACAGGGGGCGCCCCCGGCAGCCCCGGCAGCCCCGCAGGGCTGGCAGTCCCCCCAGGAGGGGCGGCCCCTGGAGGCCACCTACCAGGACCGGCCGGGCCCGCGGGCCCGGCCCCCGGCCCCTGGCGGGCACCCGGCTGCCAGCGGGCTTCCAGCCTCCGGCGGGCTCCCGGCTGCCGGCGGGATTCCGACTGCTGGCGGGACCGCGACCTCTAGCGGGCTGCCAGCTGCTAGCGGGCCCGCGGACCCGGCCCTCCGGCGGGGCGAGCACCAGGGGCAGCGCACGGCGCCCGCGCAGGGGCCGACCGGCCCAGGTGCCGCTGACGCCGAGATGCTGCGCGCCCGCTGGGAGGAGGTGCTGGACTCCGCCAGACGGAGCCGCCGCGCCACCTGGGCCCTGGTCAAGCCCAACGCCCAGCCAGGCCCCCTCCACGAGGGTGTCCTCACCGTCCTGTTCACCGCCCCCGGGCTGGTCAACGCCTTTGAGAACGGCGGCCACGGCCCGATCCTCGCGGCAGCGATCCACCAGGCCCTCGGCCTGAGGGTGGAGGTCCACGCCGTCCTGGCCGGAGGGGACGGGCCGGCAGGTCCCAGTGGGCCCGGCGGGAGGTCTCCGGGGGACGGCCCCGGCCGCTTCCGCGGTCCCGGAGGCAGTGGCCCCGGAGGCGGGGGTATCAGTCCCGGAGGCGGTGGCCCCCGCCCCGAGCCCGGGGCCGCCGGCGAGGAGGCCGACCCCTTCGCCCACTACGAGGAGCAGCCGCCGACCGCTGTCGCGAGTCCTGCGGGGCTGGCGAGCCAGCCTGTCCCCACGGGCCCTCCAGCCTCTCCCCCGGCCTCACCCGCGGCCCTCCAGACAGCCTCACCCGCGGCCCCTCCAGCACCTCACCCGGAGGCGGCCTCACCGACCTCCTCCTGGGAGGCCACTCCAGCACCTCCAGCGGCGGCCCAGGCGGTCTCACCGGCCCCCCAGGAGGACGGCTGGGGGCCGGTGGCCGTTCCTGGCCAAGGTCCCACCACCACCGGGCACGACGCCACAGACCATATACCATCGGTGCATACCGACGCTTCTGAGACACCATCCCTGTCTCAACCTATTAAATCACCCGTATCTGCATCTCCAGCACCTCCTCCTGCCTCAGCGCACACCCCCTCCGCAGCACACGCCGTCACCCCGGCGGCCCCTTCCACCTCGGCGCACGCCGCCTCGGCCCCCACCGCGGGGTCGACCGCCTCGGCCCCCGGCCCCCGGCCCGGCTCCTGGTCACCCCACACCTCACCCCAGCGCGCCGCCGTCGCCTGGGATCCGGGGCCCGCCGTCGAGCAGGCACCCCCCGAGCCGACCACCCAGCAGGAGCCGCACCTGGCCACCGTCCACCGGCTGCACCCCCTGCCCTCCCTGCCCGCTCCCGACCCGGCCCCGAGCCCCGTAAGCCGTCTGGCCCCGGTCTCCTGGGACGGCCCGGACGCCTCCCCGGACCCGGACGCCCCCCAGCGGGCCGACTCGGGCCGCACTGACGAGGACGCCCCCGCCAGCCTCCCCGACGGCGTGCCCGAGCCCGGCAGGACCGAGGGACCGGCGCCGGAGGCGGGCACATCCCCGCCGAGCGCGCACATGAGCGCCGCCGAGCGCGCCGCCCGGGCCGCGGCACGCCAGTCACGCCCCGGCCGGCGGGGGGCGCGCTCCGTCGTCGCCCTCGAGGACGACGTGCCCAGTGAGGACGACGAGGACGCCGAGGAGGCGGGCGCCGTCGGGCTGGACGTGGTCATCCGCCTCCTGGGGGCCACGGTCATTGAGAACGTCACCGTGACGCAGGAAGGACGCTAATGCCAGTCATCTACGAGGGGGCCGTGCAGGATCTCATTGACGAGTTCGGCGAGCTGCCCGGGATCGGCCCCAAGACCGCCCAGCGCCTGGCCTTCCACGTCCTGTCCTCCGACTCCGCGGCCGTGGAGCGGCTGGTGGACGCCCTGCACGCGGTCAAGGCCCGGGTGCGATTCTGCGAGCAGTGCGGCAATATCGCCGAGGACACCCTGTGCGCCGTCTGCAAGGACCCGCGCCGGGACGCCTCGGTCATCTGCGTGGTGGAGGAGCCCAAGGACGTTGTCGCCATTGAGCGCACCCAGGAGTACCGGGGGCTCTACCACGTGTTGGGAGGGGCTATTGACCCCATTAACGGCGTGGGGCCCGACGACCTGAGGGTGCGGGAGCTCCTGACACGCCTGGGCAGCGGGAACGTCGTCGAGGTGATCCTGGCCACGGACCCGAACGTGGTGGGTGAGGCGACGGCGGCCTACCTGACCCGCATGCTGCGCACCCTGGAGGTGCCGGTGAGCCGGCTGGCCTCCGGTCTGCCCGTGGGCGCGGATCTGGAGTACGCCGACGAGGTGACCCTGGGACGCGCCTTCGAGGGACGCCGTCGCGTGGAGTGAGGACCCCCAGCGGCCGCCAGCTATCGTCCTGCTTGACCCTCACGCGGCGTGAGGCCCCATGGTCCCGCCTATGAGAGACGCTGGGACCGTGAGCAGGACAGACCACCCACGCACCGACGCCCGTCCGGAGGCACCCGACGCCGTCGCCTGGGGGCAGGACGCCGCTGGCACAGGGGAGGCTCCCGACCTCACCGTGGGGGCGGTCGCCGCCCTCGCGGGAGTGAGCGTGCGCACACTCCACTACTGGGACACCATCGGGCTGGTCCGCCCCTCCCAGCGCTCCTGGTCGGGCTACCGGCTCTACTCCCCGGCCGACGTCACCCGCCTCCACCAGGTGCTCGTCTACCGTGAGACCGGCCTGCCCCTGGCCTGCATCGGCGAGCTCCTGGACGACCCGGGGACGGACGCGCTGGCCCACCTCAGGCGCCAGCGCGACCTCCTGACCGAGCAGCTCTCACGCACCATGCGGATGGTCCGCGCCGTCGACACCCTTATTGACAGGACGCTGAGCACCGTAGGCACCTCACCGCGGTCCGGGCCCCTGAGCCCTGCCGAGCAGGCCGAGATCCTGGGGACGGACTGGAGCCCGCAGTACGTCGCAGAGGCCCAGGAGCGCTGGGGGGACACCCCGGAGTGGGCTGAGGCCACCGCCCGGCAGGCCGCCATGACCCGTGAGGACTGGGAGCAGGTCAAGGCCCGGACGCTGGCCCTGGAGGCCGACCTCGTCGCGGCCATGGCCCGTGGCGTGGAGCCGGGCAGCCAGGAGGCCAACGCCCTGGCCGAGCGCCACCGTGCCGACCTGGGCCAGTGGTTCACGGTGACCTACCCCAAGCAGGTCCTCATTGCCCGCGGCTACACCGCCGACCCGCGCTTCGCCGCGCACTACGACCGCCAGGCACCCGGCCTAGCCGCCTGGCTCCAGCAGGTGGTCAACGCCAATGCCATCGCCCACGGCGTGGACGTGGAGCACGCCACCTGGTGCTGAGCGGTCCCGCACTCCCTGCAGGTTCTCACACCCCGTCGTCGGCACCACTGTCCGGAGCCAGGCAGGGAAGGCGGCGGCGCAGGGTGGGGCCACGCAGCAGGGCCGCGACCAGCCCCGGCTGCGTCGCTCAGGCCAGGCGCACCCCCTGGGGCAGCTGTCCTACCGGGACGTCCAGGCGGCGGGAGGCGGTCCACACGCCCCCGGCCCCAATGCCCAGGAGCACCAGCAGGCTCACGGGCCAGAAGGCCAGGTGCTGCAGCTCGTCGCGACTACGTCGGTCGGACTCATTCTTATTCTTACTTGATTCCTCGCAGTACCTGATGACAATCTCTCTCGGCTCAGGCGTACGCATTGCGTCCATAGCCCACCCCGAGGCCTCGAGGAAGGACTTCCCTCCGTACCTGTACTCGCTCTTCGGCAGGGGGGCACGCGCTGAGACGTCACTGAGGATAATGTAGGGGTTGGGCGCGAGCATCCACCAGATCCACTCGCCGTGGACGACCTCCCGGCTGTCGACCTCAGGCTTTTCCCTGCACACCCTGCGGTTGTTGTCGGACTTGTCGTAGTCTATATGGTAGACAACGCGGGTCTGGGTCGTCGTCACCGAGTTGGAGGCTATGAGCGCGCACAGGGGCGTCCCGATAGTCAGCATGACGACCACGAGGTAGGACAGGACCGCCGACGCCGAGGTCCGCGCCGTCATGGCGGACAGGCCCAGCCCGACGCCGCACACCGAGCCCAGGGTGACGACGAGCACCAGGACGTGCCCCAGGAAGGCGAGCCACGAGGCGCCACCCGCCAGGGTCAGTACGAGCAGGAAGGGCAGCGCCACCGCCAGGAAGGCCACGGCCGCCACCCAGGCGGCCAGGAGCTTGCCGACGGCGATCTCCCGGCTGCGCAGCATGGTGGCCTGCAGCAGGGCCAGGGTGGCGTCCGCCCGGTCGCCGTTGACCGACATGGCCGACAGGGTGGGGGCCACAATGAGACCGATCCCCAGGACGAAGCACAGGATGAAGTTGTACAGGGCCTCCGAGGCGTAGTCGTAGCCATCACCGGGGTTGAGCAGCGACGTCAGCCCGAGGCACACCAGGACCAGGACCAGCGCCCAGATCCCCAGCATGACCTTCCAGCGGGTGGCCCTCACCCGCTGACGCAGCTCCAGCACCATGACCGTGCGGATCCCTGACCAGCTCATCGGCGCTCCTCCTCCATTGACAGGTAGGTCTCCTCCAGCAGCCCGGTCACCGGAGCGAAGGAGACCACCTTGACTCCGGCCCGTACCGCCTCACCCAGGATCGCGCAGGCCGCGGCCTGGTCGGGGACCGTCAGCCGGAAGGACTCGGGGTCCTCCTCCTTCAGGGGCGTCCGGTCGCCCTGGCTCCAGGCCCTCATGGCGGCGTGGGAGTCCTCACCGGGCAGGATCCTCATGCGCCAGACAGTGCGCACCGAGGTCGGCCGCACCGGGACCACGGTCGGTACGGGCGGCACCCCGATCGCAGGGAGGCCGGGCTGGCCCAGGGACGCGCCCTCTGAGGCCGAGCCTGCCGACGGCTCCGCGGGAGCGGTGCCGGGTGGGGCCGACCCGGCAGCGTCCGGCGAGGAGGACGAGGCTCCCGACCCCTGGCCCAGGCCGTAGGGGGCTGTGCGGGAGGGGGCCTCGTCCTCCTCGCCGGTGCGCAGCGCCTGGCCCCTGGAGACGAAGACGGCGCCGTCGATCATCTCCTCCAGCTCGCCCAGGACGTGGCTGGAGATGAGCACGGTGACGCCCCCGTCGGCCAGCGAGCGCAGGAGCTGGCGCAGGTCGGCCCGTGAGCGCGGGTCCATCCCGGCGGCAGGCTCGTCGAGCAGGAGGACGCTGGGGTAGTGGATGAGCGCGCGGGCCAGGCCCAGGCGCTGCTTCTGGCCCCGGGACAGGACCCGAGCGGGGGCGGCCGCCATGTCCTCCAGGTGGACGACGGCCAGCATCTGGGCGGCGCGCCCGGCCGCCTCCCGGGTCTCGACCCCCTGGGCGACGGCGAAGGTCTGGAGGATCTCGGTGCAGGTCAGGGAGTCCCAGGTGCCGAAGCTGTCCGGCATCCACCCGACGACGCGGTGGACCTCTCGGGGCTGGGTGACCGGGTCGAGGCCGTTGACGCGGATGGTCCCGGTATCGGGGCGCAGGAGGGCTGC
Protein-coding regions in this window:
- a CDS encoding DNA polymerase III subunit gamma and tau, with product MTTALYRRYRPDTFQDVIGQEHVTAPLMAALRADRVTHAYLFSGPRGCGKTTSARILARCLNCEHFPTDTPCGQCPSCRDLATGGPGSLDVVEIDAASHNGVDDARDLRERAAFAPARDRYKIFILDEAHMVTAQGFNALLKLVEEPPAHVKFVFATTEPEKVIGTIRSRTHHYPFRLVPPDVLEGYLGHLCSAEGVSVGAGVFPLVVRAGGGSVRDTLSVMDQLMGGATEGTVDYARAVALLGYTDVTLLDSCVDAIAAADGAGVFRVVDRVVTSGHDPRRFVEDLLTRLRDLLVIALAGEEAGPALGSLPPGELERMEVQSRTIGAAGLSRAADMTAQALGQMVGATSPRLQLELLMARLLVPAQPAPGAQAAGAPAGGAAGTRGAPARTGTGAGKDAGPAGTSGRARAAQIAQRSASATGPAASWRPEASPTRIDWDAAQGASEQRRATGPQAAPGAQAAQGAPPAAPAAPQGWQSPQEGRPLEATYQDRPGPRARPPAPGGHPAASGLPASGGLPAAGGIPTAGGTATSSGLPAASGPADPALRRGEHQGQRTAPAQGPTGPGAADAEMLRARWEEVLDSARRSRRATWALVKPNAQPGPLHEGVLTVLFTAPGLVNAFENGGHGPILAAAIHQALGLRVEVHAVLAGGDGPAGPSGPGGRSPGDGPGRFRGPGGSGPGGGGISPGGGGPRPEPGAAGEEADPFAHYEEQPPTAVASPAGLASQPVPTGPPASPPASPAALQTASPAAPPAPHPEAASPTSSWEATPAPPAAAQAVSPAPQEDGWGPVAVPGQGPTTTGHDATDHIPSVHTDASETPSLSQPIKSPVSASPAPPPASAHTPSAAHAVTPAAPSTSAHAASAPTAGSTASAPGPRPGSWSPHTSPQRAAVAWDPGPAVEQAPPEPTTQQEPHLATVHRLHPLPSLPAPDPAPSPVSRLAPVSWDGPDASPDPDAPQRADSGRTDEDAPASLPDGVPEPGRTEGPAPEAGTSPPSAHMSAAERAARAAARQSRPGRRGARSVVALEDDVPSEDDEDAEEAGAVGLDVVIRLLGATVIENVTVTQEGR
- the recR gene encoding recombination mediator RecR, with amino-acid sequence MPVIYEGAVQDLIDEFGELPGIGPKTAQRLAFHVLSSDSAAVERLVDALHAVKARVRFCEQCGNIAEDTLCAVCKDPRRDASVICVVEEPKDVVAIERTQEYRGLYHVLGGAIDPINGVGPDDLRVRELLTRLGSGNVVEVILATDPNVVGEATAAYLTRMLRTLEVPVSRLASGLPVGADLEYADEVTLGRAFEGRRRVE
- a CDS encoding MerR family transcriptional regulator; the encoded protein is MSRTDHPRTDARPEAPDAVAWGQDAAGTGEAPDLTVGAVAALAGVSVRTLHYWDTIGLVRPSQRSWSGYRLYSPADVTRLHQVLVYRETGLPLACIGELLDDPGTDALAHLRRQRDLLTEQLSRTMRMVRAVDTLIDRTLSTVGTSPRSGPLSPAEQAEILGTDWSPQYVAEAQERWGDTPEWAEATARQAAMTREDWEQVKARTLALEADLVAAMARGVEPGSQEANALAERHRADLGQWFTVTYPKQVLIARGYTADPRFAAHYDRQAPGLAAWLQQVVNANAIAHGVDVEHATWC
- a CDS encoding ABC transporter permease; translation: MSWSGIRTVMVLELRQRVRATRWKVMLGIWALVLVLVCLGLTSLLNPGDGYDYASEALYNFILCFVLGIGLIVAPTLSAMSVNGDRADATLALLQATMLRSREIAVGKLLAAWVAAVAFLAVALPFLLVLTLAGGASWLAFLGHVLVLVVTLGSVCGVGLGLSAMTARTSASAVLSYLVVVMLTIGTPLCALIASNSVTTTQTRVVYHIDYDKSDNNRRVCREKPEVDSREVVHGEWIWWMLAPNPYIILSDVSARAPLPKSEYRYGGKSFLEASGWAMDAMRTPEPREIVIRYCEESSKNKNESDRRSRDELQHLAFWPVSLLVLLGIGAGGVWTASRRLDVPVGQLPQGVRLA
- a CDS encoding ABC transporter ATP-binding protein, with protein sequence MSVEVINVTRTFRGAPAVRGLSVSVPSGAVTGLVGPNGAGKTTLLLMLAALLRPDTGTIRVNGLDPVTQPREVHRVVGWMPDSFGTWDSLTCTEILQTFAVAQGVETREAAGRAAQMLAVVHLEDMAAAPARVLSRGQKQRLGLARALIHYPSVLLLDEPAAGMDPRSRADLRQLLRSLADGGVTVLISSHVLGELEEMIDGAVFVSRGQALRTGEEDEAPSRTAPYGLGQGSGASSSSPDAAGSAPPGTAPAEPSAGSASEGASLGQPGLPAIGVPPVPTVVPVRPTSVRTVWRMRILPGEDSHAAMRAWSQGDRTPLKEEDPESFRLTVPDQAAACAILGEAVRAGVKVVSFAPVTGLLEETYLSMEEERR